Proteins encoded by one window of Prevotella nigrescens:
- a CDS encoding Lrp/AsnC family transcriptional regulator, protein MDKIDKLDRKILGILSQNARIPFKDVAAECGVSRAAIHQRVQHLIENGVIIGSGFHVNPKSLGYTTCTYVGLNLERGSMYRDVVERIATIPEVIECHFTTGSYTMLVKLFAKDNEQLMDLLNNKIQSIPGVVSTETLISLEQSIKREIPISEDL, encoded by the coding sequence ATGGATAAGATAGACAAATTAGACAGAAAGATTCTTGGTATCCTGTCGCAGAACGCGCGAATACCATTTAAGGACGTAGCAGCAGAATGTGGCGTATCGCGCGCTGCAATCCATCAAAGAGTCCAACACCTTATCGAAAATGGCGTAATTATAGGCAGCGGCTTCCACGTAAACCCCAAAAGTCTTGGTTATACCACATGTACTTACGTTGGCTTGAACCTCGAACGCGGTTCAATGTATCGCGATGTTGTGGAGCGTATTGCCACGATTCCCGAGGTGATAGAATGCCATTTCACCACGGGTTCGTACACTATGCTCGTCAAACTCTTTGCAAAAGACAACGAACAACTGATGGATTTGCTCAACAACAAGATACAAAGCATTCCCGGTGTAGTATCTACTGAGACGCTTATCTCGCTCGAACAGAGCATCAAACGCGAGATTCCAATCAGCGAAGACCTCTAA
- the pyrE gene encoding orotate phosphoribosyltransferase produces MEDLKKIFAGKLLDIKAIKLQPNDPFTWASGWKSPFYCDNRKTLSYHDVRSFVKLELVHAILSHFPEATAVAGVATGAIAQGALVAEELALPYAYVRPKPKDHGMKNQIEGQLPEGAKVVVVEDLISTGGSSLKAVAALREAGFEVVGMVASYTYGFPVAEEAFREAKVQLVTLTDYQNVVEKALEIGYISKEDVPMLDEWRRDPANWRK; encoded by the coding sequence ATGGAAGATTTAAAGAAAATATTCGCAGGCAAACTGCTCGATATTAAAGCCATTAAACTGCAGCCCAACGACCCCTTTACATGGGCAAGCGGGTGGAAATCGCCTTTCTATTGCGACAATCGAAAGACCTTGTCGTACCACGATGTGCGCTCGTTTGTAAAGTTGGAACTGGTGCATGCCATACTGTCGCACTTCCCTGAAGCCACTGCTGTGGCTGGAGTTGCCACCGGTGCCATTGCACAGGGGGCGTTAGTGGCAGAAGAACTGGCTCTGCCGTATGCATACGTCCGCCCAAAGCCAAAGGATCACGGTATGAAGAACCAGATAGAAGGGCAACTGCCAGAAGGCGCAAAGGTTGTTGTGGTGGAAGATTTGATATCTACAGGCGGCTCATCGCTTAAGGCTGTGGCTGCATTGCGCGAGGCTGGCTTTGAAGTAGTAGGCATGGTAGCATCGTACACCTACGGTTTTCCAGTGGCAGAAGAGGCTTTTAGGGAAGCCAAAGTGCAGTTGGTAACGCTCACCGACTATCAGAACGTTGTGGAAAAGGCTTTAGAAATAGGATATATCAGTAAGGAAGACGTGCCAATGCTCGACGAATGGCGTCGTGATCCGGCTAATTGGAGGAAGTAA
- a CDS encoding DUF4294 domain-containing protein, translating to MRGYQIIFTLLFLFVSTNVFAQEHINPEDRVVDLNSPTFVPMVHIGKAKVGQDSVQYVRTNTIYIYPPMEFKNDKQRQAYNRLVYNIKKVLPLAKECNQIILETGAYLQTIPTKKERDALTKAVEKELKQKYTPRIKKLTYSQGKLLIKLIDRETHSTGYELIQAFLGPVRAGFYQAFAWVFGASLKKRYDPKGADRLVERIVSQVEAGQL from the coding sequence ATGAGAGGTTATCAGATTATATTTACACTTTTGTTCTTGTTTGTCTCTACGAATGTTTTTGCTCAAGAACATATCAATCCGGAAGATCGTGTGGTAGACTTAAACTCTCCCACTTTCGTTCCAATGGTGCATATTGGTAAGGCGAAAGTAGGACAAGACAGTGTTCAATACGTGCGTACCAACACTATTTACATCTACCCTCCTATGGAATTTAAGAACGACAAGCAGCGTCAAGCCTACAATCGTTTGGTGTATAATATAAAGAAAGTACTGCCACTGGCTAAAGAATGCAATCAAATTATATTGGAAACAGGTGCTTATTTGCAAACTATTCCGACGAAAAAGGAACGCGATGCACTTACAAAAGCTGTGGAAAAGGAGTTAAAACAAAAGTATACACCTCGTATTAAGAAGCTAACTTACTCTCAAGGCAAGCTCCTTATTAAGCTTATTGACCGCGAAACCCACTCTACAGGCTACGAACTCATACAAGCTTTCCTTGGTCCTGTACGTGCCGGCTTCTACCAAGCCTTTGCGTGGGTGTTTGGTGCAAGCCTTAAAAAACGGTACGACCCTAAAGGTGCCGACCGTCTTGTGGAGAGAATAGTGTCGCAAGTAGAGGCTGGACAGCTGTGA
- a CDS encoding C1 family peptidase translates to MKKIVFRTLALFLLVGCAKQAGQKFPTHRFTDEVRLRTTPVKDQGQSSLCWAYAMLATIETEHLMQGDSVNLSPDYVARMYLAEQATKSLLTRTRNAVLPNQGTTITTRGMAGMLIDLIQTYGLYHFDAYHKRGDTSYKVIERKLSQAVLAPKTSNVAEQIGYINTMLDDEIGAVPRQVFLYRAIYTPQEFAHSVCKSDEYLALTSFTHHPFGTYFPLEVPDNYFHDTFLNVPIDTLMHCMEQSVRSGHPVCWEGDTSEDGFSFAEGIAKLDNDNQLPTQVQRQKAFETYQTTDDHCMEIMGIAHDEAGNKYFICKNSWGKHNRFGGFMYLSYNYVRLKTIAVYVVRN, encoded by the coding sequence ATGAAGAAAATAGTTTTCAGAACACTTGCTTTGTTCCTTCTTGTAGGGTGTGCAAAGCAAGCCGGACAGAAGTTTCCTACTCACCGTTTTACCGATGAAGTGCGGTTGCGGACTACTCCCGTGAAAGACCAAGGACAGAGTTCGCTGTGCTGGGCGTATGCCATGCTGGCTACAATAGAGACCGAACACCTGATGCAAGGCGACTCCGTGAACCTCAGTCCCGACTATGTTGCGCGTATGTATTTGGCAGAACAGGCTACGAAAAGCCTATTGACAAGAACCCGAAATGCGGTTTTGCCCAATCAGGGTACGACTATTACCACTCGCGGAATGGCTGGAATGCTGATAGACCTTATTCAAACCTACGGCTTATACCACTTCGATGCCTACCATAAGCGAGGAGACACAAGCTATAAGGTTATTGAACGCAAACTCAGTCAGGCAGTTTTAGCACCTAAGACAAGCAATGTAGCCGAACAGATTGGTTATATTAACACTATGTTGGACGATGAAATAGGTGCTGTTCCAAGGCAAGTGTTTCTTTATCGAGCCATTTACACACCGCAAGAGTTTGCCCACAGCGTATGTAAAAGCGACGAATACTTAGCTTTAACGAGCTTTACACATCACCCTTTCGGCACGTACTTCCCCTTGGAAGTGCCCGACAACTATTTTCACGACACCTTTTTAAATGTTCCCATCGACACTTTGATGCACTGCATGGAGCAGTCTGTGCGCTCGGGACACCCTGTTTGCTGGGAGGGCGACACGTCCGAAGATGGCTTCTCGTTCGCAGAAGGCATAGCAAAGTTAGACAACGACAACCAATTGCCTACACAAGTGCAACGCCAAAAGGCTTTTGAAACCTACCAAACTACCGACGACCATTGCATGGAGATAATGGGAATAGCCCACGACGAGGCGGGTAACAAATACTTTATTTGTAAGAATAGCTGGGGAAAACACAACCGTTTTGGTGGTTTTATGTATCTAAGCTACAACTATGTGCGGCTGAAAACCATTGCCGTATATGTTGTGAGAAACTGA
- a CDS encoding membrane dipeptidase yields the protein MMQNYNLDAHLAGLYDHYPEGNTRPVIGITTNFSGQDVTIREVFHKQVIEAGGTPLLIPPTTDKQVIVNILDRIDGLLLTGGADVNPLWAGEEPTLNVGNINDKRDLSELLTTRLAYNRQIPIFAVCRGMQVLAIALNGKVQQHIYDPYIVEETGEKKLARLKSVTTLRPAKLKHDQSAAFTEPTHSIAIESGSILHSIYKQDKIFVNSFHHQAVSVSGKRFKATAYAPDGVIECMESAEFKPILGVQWHPEWLEEEGQRLFKWFVNEADNFRTAKQLHTRILTLDTHCDTPMFFPQGVDFAKRDPRILYDLHKMTEGHQDAVTMAAYLPQPRIGETFSSKIDVEGLKRFNPELTDVLDNLTPTSYADLIFNKIEKIVKENSRYLSIARTPSDLYEDKRKGRKSIMFAIENGLALEGNLANVKYFAQRGVTYITLCHNGDNDICDSARGSNLHGGVSKFGIEVIKEMNRNGIMVDLSHGGEKSFYDALEISSQPIVCSHSNSKALCDVPRNLTDDQLKALAKKGGVAHITLYEGFLCKGGTASILDAIAHLEHAIDVMGIDHVGIGTDFDGDGTVRGMADASEMINFTRHLLARKYSERDIEKIWGGNWLRVMAQVQAAKQK from the coding sequence ATGATGCAAAACTATAACTTAGACGCTCATTTAGCAGGACTTTACGACCATTATCCTGAAGGAAACACCAGACCAGTCATTGGTATTACCACTAACTTTTCAGGTCAAGACGTTACCATTCGGGAGGTTTTTCATAAGCAAGTAATAGAAGCTGGAGGCACGCCGCTACTCATTCCCCCTACCACAGATAAGCAAGTAATCGTCAATATACTCGACCGTATCGACGGACTTCTGCTTACAGGCGGTGCCGATGTGAACCCTTTGTGGGCTGGCGAAGAGCCAACGCTCAACGTAGGCAACATAAACGATAAGCGAGACCTATCCGAACTGCTCACTACACGATTGGCTTACAATCGCCAAATACCTATATTCGCCGTATGCAGAGGTATGCAGGTCTTGGCCATTGCGTTAAACGGAAAGGTGCAACAGCACATTTACGACCCTTATATCGTCGAGGAAACAGGAGAGAAGAAGCTCGCACGCTTGAAAAGTGTTACTACCTTGCGCCCTGCAAAGCTAAAGCACGATCAGAGTGCAGCCTTCACCGAGCCTACGCACAGCATTGCAATAGAGTCCGGTTCCATACTTCATTCCATCTACAAACAAGACAAAATCTTTGTAAACTCCTTCCATCACCAAGCTGTTTCTGTGTCTGGAAAGCGGTTTAAAGCAACGGCTTACGCTCCCGATGGCGTTATAGAGTGTATGGAAAGTGCCGAATTCAAACCTATCTTAGGTGTTCAGTGGCACCCGGAATGGCTGGAAGAGGAAGGTCAGAGGCTATTCAAATGGTTTGTAAACGAAGCCGACAACTTCCGTACAGCCAAGCAACTGCACACACGCATACTTACTCTTGACACCCATTGCGACACTCCTATGTTCTTCCCACAAGGCGTAGACTTTGCCAAACGCGACCCGCGCATTCTTTACGACCTGCATAAGATGACGGAAGGACACCAAGATGCCGTTACAATGGCAGCCTACTTGCCTCAGCCACGCATAGGAGAAACGTTCTCATCAAAGATAGACGTGGAGGGATTAAAGCGTTTCAACCCTGAACTGACCGACGTTTTGGACAACCTTACGCCCACTTCCTACGCCGATTTAATCTTTAACAAGATAGAGAAAATAGTAAAAGAAAACAGTCGCTACCTCAGTATTGCGCGCACTCCGTCCGACCTTTACGAAGACAAACGAAAGGGACGCAAGAGCATTATGTTTGCTATTGAAAACGGTTTGGCTTTGGAAGGCAACCTTGCCAACGTGAAATACTTCGCACAACGTGGTGTTACGTACATCACACTGTGCCATAACGGCGACAACGACATCTGCGATTCGGCACGAGGGAGCAACCTTCACGGCGGCGTGAGCAAGTTTGGCATTGAAGTAATCAAGGAAATGAACCGCAACGGTATTATGGTAGACCTCAGCCACGGCGGCGAAAAGAGTTTCTACGATGCGCTTGAAATAAGCAGTCAGCCCATTGTGTGCAGCCATTCCAACAGCAAAGCCCTCTGCGACGTACCCCGCAACCTTACCGACGACCAGCTGAAAGCATTGGCAAAGAAAGGCGGCGTGGCACACATCACCCTCTATGAAGGCTTCTTGTGCAAAGGCGGAACGGCTTCAATCCTCGATGCCATTGCGCATTTAGAGCACGCAATAGATGTTATGGGTATCGACCACGTAGGTATCGGAACCGACTTCGACGGCGACGGAACAGTGCGTGGAATGGCAGATGCAAGCGAAATGATAAACTTCACCCGCCATTTGCTTGCTCGCAAATACAGCGAACGCGACATAGAAAAGATATGGGGAGGCAACTGGCTGCGCGTAATGGCACAGGTACAGGCAGCCAAACAAAAATAA
- a CDS encoding M28 family peptidase: protein MNGKIRFLCSGVAVLLLAALTFSCKGKTTNNSTKDSDTVATAKPVGPTFNPDSAFAYTAAQCDFGPRTMNSSAHDKCEQWIISKFKQYGCEVQTQKADLKAYDGTTLKSTNIIARTNPNAQRRILLCAHWDSRPWADNDPDSTNHKKPVMAANDGASGVGVMIELARQLQADSTLNVGVDFVCFDAEDWGVPQWETRYQDQAGDSWALGSNYFAKNLPLAIHPKFGVLLDMVGGEGAQFYKEGMSLQYAPDVVDRVWKAAKSAGFESYFPEATGGMVTDDHEPLNKIAGIPAIDIIPYYPDCAQSSFGPTWHTVSDTMEHIDRATLQAVGQTLIQLIYTL, encoded by the coding sequence ATGAACGGAAAAATAAGGTTTTTATGCAGTGGTGTGGCAGTGCTTTTGCTTGCTGCCCTTACCTTTAGCTGCAAGGGAAAAACAACCAACAACAGCACCAAAGACAGCGACACAGTGGCAACGGCAAAGCCCGTGGGGCCTACATTCAACCCCGATTCGGCATTCGCCTATACGGCAGCGCAATGCGATTTCGGTCCTCGCACAATGAATTCGTCGGCTCACGACAAGTGCGAACAATGGATTATCAGCAAGTTCAAGCAATACGGCTGCGAGGTTCAGACACAGAAAGCCGACCTGAAAGCCTATGACGGCACGACATTAAAATCGACAAACATCATCGCCCGCACCAATCCCAACGCACAACGGCGCATCTTGCTCTGTGCACACTGGGACAGTAGGCCGTGGGCAGACAACGACCCTGACTCTACCAACCACAAGAAACCTGTTATGGCAGCCAACGACGGAGCCTCTGGGGTTGGCGTTATGATAGAATTAGCACGCCAGTTACAAGCCGACAGCACGCTGAACGTAGGTGTCGATTTCGTTTGTTTCGACGCTGAAGACTGGGGCGTTCCGCAGTGGGAAACCCGTTATCAGGATCAGGCAGGCGACAGTTGGGCTTTGGGTTCCAACTATTTTGCAAAGAACCTGCCACTTGCAATCCACCCTAAGTTCGGTGTTTTGCTCGACATGGTTGGGGGCGAAGGCGCTCAGTTCTATAAGGAAGGAATGTCTCTGCAATATGCTCCCGATGTGGTAGACCGTGTATGGAAGGCTGCAAAGAGTGCCGGTTTCGAGTCGTATTTCCCTGAAGCAACAGGCGGAATGGTTACCGACGACCACGAACCACTCAACAAAATAGCCGGCATTCCTGCTATCGATATTATTCCTTACTATCCTGATTGCGCACAGAGTTCGTTCGGACCGACATGGCATACCGTAAGCGATACGATGGAACACATAGACCGTGCAACACTGCAGGCGGTTGGACAAACACTCATTCAGCTTATTTACACCCTGTAA
- a CDS encoding SRPBCC family protein — protein sequence MSKFESSIKQIAYPQQSVYNMLSDLTNIERIKNKVPEDKLKDLTFDKDAISINVSPVGQVSMRIVERDEPKTIKFASENSPMSFNFWIQILPVSETSSKMKLTIDADIPFFAKTMVSGPLKEGIEKIAEALATIPFE from the coding sequence ATGAGCAAATTTGAAAGTAGCATAAAGCAAATCGCTTATCCTCAGCAGAGTGTCTACAACATGCTGAGCGACCTTACGAACATTGAACGCATAAAAAACAAAGTGCCGGAAGACAAGTTGAAAGACCTGACTTTCGACAAAGATGCCATTTCCATCAACGTTTCGCCGGTAGGACAGGTATCTATGCGCATTGTAGAACGCGACGAACCAAAGACCATTAAGTTTGCAAGCGAGAACTCGCCGATGTCGTTCAATTTCTGGATCCAGATACTTCCGGTAAGCGAAACATCTTCAAAGATGAAACTGACCATAGATGCCGACATTCCTTTCTTTGCGAAAACGATGGTATCTGGACCGCTGAAAGAGGGCATAGAGAAGATTGCCGAGGCATTGGCAACGATACCGTTCGAGTAA
- a CDS encoding LytR/AlgR family response regulator transcription factor — translation MNLTCIIVDDEPLAIRLLENFVERTPFLVLKASFTDSISALQTIKNDVVDLLFLDIQMPDLNGMEFSRMVPSRTRIIFTTAFKEYAFDSYEVNALDFLLKPIRYDKFLTAAEKARDWFERLPQPINNQRTTVFLKADGELQQVPLTDVVYVEGMKDYVIFHLSDRRLVTHMTMKAVEELLPSAHFMRVSRSYIVALDKIRKVDRNDCIYIGNEIIHVTDAFLAPFKEYLEERKR, via the coding sequence ATGAATCTAACGTGTATTATCGTAGACGACGAACCTTTAGCCATACGGCTATTAGAGAATTTTGTGGAACGTACACCTTTTTTGGTGCTCAAGGCATCGTTCACCGACTCTATTTCGGCTTTACAGACCATCAAAAACGATGTTGTAGACCTATTGTTTCTCGATATTCAAATGCCCGACCTGAATGGTATGGAGTTTTCGCGTATGGTGCCATCGCGCACTCGCATCATCTTTACAACAGCGTTCAAGGAATATGCTTTCGACAGCTACGAGGTGAATGCACTCGACTTCTTGCTGAAGCCAATACGCTACGACAAGTTCTTAACGGCTGCAGAAAAAGCCAGGGACTGGTTCGAAAGGCTGCCGCAACCCATAAACAACCAAAGGACGACGGTGTTTCTGAAGGCTGACGGAGAGTTGCAGCAAGTGCCGCTCACCGATGTCGTTTATGTGGAAGGAATGAAAGATTATGTCATCTTCCACCTTTCCGATCGCCGACTGGTTACACACATGACCATGAAAGCTGTGGAAGAGCTGCTCCCTTCTGCCCATTTCATGCGTGTAAGCCGTTCGTATATTGTGGCATTGGATAAAATAAGAAAGGTAGATAGGAACGATTGCATCTACATTGGCAACGAGATAATACACGTTACCGATGCTTTTCTTGCACCCTTCAAGGAATATTTGGAAGAGCGCAAGCGGTAG
- a CDS encoding sensor histidine kinase: MQTIKAWLKKRSVVIFLAQIGIYFMLTATWCVVVYITERDPWVAMASARTNAVMFFLLLVVFMANFYVLVPYLYEDKSKLRRWLFWLVEFALVFLLNYDLFFPRSNTDHGVVVHLYYYQFAIIWLVLNYVVAIAAISVRYFIRQSDLRKQLLEEKQRNTEAELAWLKNQLNPHFLFNTLNNISSLTQIDADEAQNSIGELSDLLRYALYETQQKEVSLCGEIAFMENYISLMALRCDKNVKITTHFDVPDTARTIAPMLFLSPIENAFKHGVSSGKPSFIDISLTEENGFLVFSCQNSNHPKDSCDRSGSGIGIENMRKRLELMYAKRYEMSQTVERGVYKLQIKIRTRS; the protein is encoded by the coding sequence ATGCAGACAATAAAAGCGTGGTTGAAGAAACGCAGTGTAGTGATATTTCTTGCACAAATAGGCATTTACTTTATGCTTACTGCAACGTGGTGTGTAGTGGTATATATCACCGAACGAGACCCATGGGTAGCTATGGCTTCGGCGCGCACCAACGCTGTTATGTTCTTTCTGCTCCTCGTGGTCTTCATGGCAAACTTCTATGTGCTTGTTCCGTATCTCTACGAAGATAAAAGTAAGCTGCGCCGATGGTTGTTTTGGTTGGTAGAATTTGCCTTGGTATTTTTACTGAACTACGACTTGTTCTTCCCACGCAGCAATACAGACCATGGTGTGGTGGTACATTTGTACTACTATCAGTTCGCTATTATCTGGCTGGTTCTTAACTATGTCGTGGCGATTGCAGCCATTTCCGTGCGCTATTTTATACGTCAGAGCGACCTTCGGAAGCAACTTTTAGAAGAAAAACAGCGCAATACGGAAGCCGAACTGGCTTGGCTGAAGAACCAATTGAACCCGCATTTCCTTTTCAATACGCTCAACAACATCTCTTCTTTGACGCAGATTGATGCCGATGAGGCGCAAAACTCTATCGGCGAACTATCCGATTTGCTGCGTTATGCGCTCTACGAAACGCAGCAAAAGGAAGTGTCGCTGTGCGGAGAAATTGCCTTTATGGAAAACTATATCTCCCTGATGGCACTGCGTTGCGACAAGAACGTGAAGATAACAACGCATTTCGATGTTCCCGACACGGCACGAACCATTGCGCCCATGCTGTTTCTGTCGCCCATCGAGAACGCTTTCAAACACGGTGTGAGCAGCGGAAAGCCGTCGTTTATTGACATTTCGCTGACTGAAGAGAACGGTTTCTTGGTGTTCTCTTGCCAGAACAGCAACCACCCGAAAGACAGCTGCGACCGCAGTGGCAGCGGCATTGGCATAGAGAATATGCGCAAACGCTTGGAGCTGATGTATGCCAAACGCTACGAAATGAGCCAAACGGTGGAACGGGGAGTCTACAAGTTGCAGATAAAAATAAGAACAAGAAGTTAA